CATTAATGTCATCCATGGTCATCACGACTTGACCGACCACTTCAACACCTTTACCCGCTATGTTAGATGCATCAACGGCGAGTTGGTTGGCATGCTGGGCGTTTTTGGCATTGTGCTGCACGGCGGAAGTCAGCTCTTCCATGCTGGCGGCTGTTTGTTCCAAACTGGCTGCTTGCTGTTCGGTGCGGTGTGACAAATCATTATTGCCCGAAGCGATTTCTTTAGTTCCGGTGTTAATGCCGTCAGTGGCATCCTTGATTTGGCTGATAATGTCTTTAAGTTTTTCTACCGTGGTATTGGAGTCATTTTTAAGCTGACCGAATATACCGGAATAATCGTTGCTGATGGTTTCGGTCAGGTCGCCACGGGACAGCGCATTGAGTACGCGCACGACTTCATTAAGGCTGGTTTCGCTGGTTTGCATAAGCTGGTTAATATCGCCCCCCAGGTGACGTAAAAAACCGTCCTTGCCGTCCAGATCGAAACGCATGCTGAAATCGCCCTTGGCAGCGGCTTCCACAATAATGGCGACTTCATTCTCCGCGATTACCTCTTCGGTGCGGTCGTGCCATTCGGCCACCGTACCCAGTCGTTGGCCTTGCTCGTTGATTACCGGATTGGCAATCACTACCATCGAACGGCCGCCCACTATCATGGCGGCCTCATAGTTGCCGGTTAAAGAGGTGAGCATTTTTGCCTGATGCGAAGGGTTTTCGTGAAAATCATCCATGTTGGTGCCGACCAGATTCTCAATAGAGAACTTTGACAACTGCCGACTGATTTCCATTTCGGCCTTGCCGAGTATATTGATCACCTCTTGATTCACGTAAATGATGTTACGGTCATTATCGGCAATCATGACGCCGGTGCTGACGTTGTCCAGCGCAATCTTGACGCGCAGGGTTTCGTCAGCCGCTTTGCGTTCTGCCGTTATGCGCTCCAACAGTTGTTGCTGCATGTGTTTCATCGCATATAACAAACTGCTGCTGTCTTTCTCATTAACCTGAATATCCTGAGTTAAATTGCCCTCGGCAATTTCCATGGCAATCCCTTTTGCAAAGTAAGGATCAATGCCCAATTGCTTGCTTAGATAACGCGTCAAGTAGATGGCAATACCTAGCCCTAAACCGATACCGGCCAAAGAAATGACGAGCATGATCTTGGATGCATGCCGGGTTGATTCAGTGATGCCGTGGGCATTATTTTTTGCGTCGTTCACTTCCTGATTTTTAATTCTATTCAGTTGTGTTCGTAGGTTTTTCGCTAATTTATTGAAATCCTTCATGACCGGATTGCCCGCATCGGCGCCCTCGGCCTTATAGACCGTGGTCATGCGCTTGCCTTCGCT
This DNA window, taken from Candidatus Methylacidiphilales bacterium, encodes the following:
- a CDS encoding PAS domain-containing protein encodes the protein MFGYISFKVRILLGFLAIISLMIGIVAVALFNFSQTQRDVAKVDDTFLPNALLAERMAIYTLQVQQLFTQVSLNQDPDGYQDAQRAAEDFKQGIAQFRERLAGESPVKITTEPPAIKSGSDAAGNKAASSAAKLKELAALEVGFDWYYSEGKRMTTVYKAEGADAGNPVMKDFNKLAKNLRTQLNRIKNQEVNDAKNNAHGITESTRHASKIMLVISLAGIGLGLGIAIYLTRYLSKQLGIDPYFAKGIAMEIAEGNLTQDIQVNEKDSSSLLYAMKHMQQQLLERITAERKAADETLRVKIALDNVSTGVMIADNDRNIIYVNQEVINILGKAEMEISRQLSKFSIENLVGTNMDDFHENPSHQAKMLTSLTGNYEAAMIVGGRSMVVIANPVINEQGQRLGTVAEWHDRTEEVIAENEVAIIVEAAAKGDFSMRFDLDGKDGFLRHLGGDINQLMQTSETSLNEVVRVLNALSRGDLTETISNDYSGIFGQLKNDSNTTVEKLKDIISQIKDATDGINTGTKEIASGNNDLSHRTEQQAASLEQTAASMEELTSAVQHNAKNAQHANQLAVDASNIAGKGVEVVGQVVMTMDDIN